The following coding sequences lie in one Vespula pensylvanica isolate Volc-1 chromosome 7, ASM1446617v1, whole genome shotgun sequence genomic window:
- the LOC122630431 gene encoding uncharacterized protein LOC122630431 isoform X1: MAQPTVEVTHSEKKEKDDCEEEIRYIQRNYCREISSEDDYRSSSVRELENVRRSVRGVKGKRMKSSRTKQGFGSRHRKARPKRKKNEDYSEPCCPLERTDVDCDIQPLSGYPCVNKSHRPKVTYPSSRLIRRHSSRLVSPKLYSRYIKRDLTRDYPGNIDIKVIHDWPDIGTDQRVPRSKDKVYRLETRKIVQRDSFEESLRKRSTDSIYINPRFDPNLNHEEAAAVNSRKELEVHRYVDKMNESSFQKRLSGGSNFSGSTNNQYCPRLNGPCSCEEETNKSRNFNCEKDVLSSSKRKEEKKICEKNFDWIFKDPPCTKSKPRYPSSRSFSSLSSTRSTKGVTFDKKLTEMPIFERTPCQIPRSSRKSDKSSFIEKKVHYEPKCIRMSDLRKDEEDFCYVCENKKIDNIRNRKLCKLVRSKEGKVLMKCCCSDNEQENNTKCNDCCCCPENRKQFQARQKCDISTTYEKYPEDKNYLPTNSLSGNNFRIDSSDKPAENICKRKEDLSLKTPFLDHWKKCNERLKEVSEDYEKLSTNLKTMRDICYRRNKTRRKTDGSYPSGKDSSFGELRDSPKRTIDVRSSFRPNEIEENNDCDCREFFRETLQYPYDRYGRSMKRHETKHDTKSKKKLEKDSIRKLEGFCDRVKTLNRSLDTRKGNPESKALNENRLHQECRYDSETSVQELWRPIKMNNISRKEWPCNTVDLRIVKPKNSSGKTSLEKILIYPPDDVTGPPLTLFKNSSNISCQVKGNEDNGYRYNVTYVQKFISPIWRPEVECPSNKIRHRRDECDCSSDYG, from the exons ATGGCCCAACCAACGGTGGAGGTGACTCattcggagaaaaaagagaaggacgatTGTGAGGAAGAGATCAG GTATATCCAAAGGAACTATTGTCGTGAAATCAGCAGCGAGGACGATTACAGAAGCAGCTCAGTTAGGGAACTCGAGAATGTCAGACGTTCGGTTAGAGGTGTcaagggaaaaagaatgaagtcCTCGCGAACTAAGCAAGGTTTCGGGTCACGGCACAGGAAGGCAAGACccaagaggaaaaaaaacgaggacTATAGCGAGCCCTGTTGTCCATTGGAAAGGACAGACGTTGATTGCGACATTCAGCCACTTTCTGGTTATCCATGCGTGAACAAATCGCATCGTCCTAAAGTGACGTATCCAAGTTCGAGATTAATCAGACGTCATTCTAGTCGTCTGGTTTCTCCAAAATTGTATagtcgatatataaaaagggaTTTGACAAGAGACTATCCAGGTAATATCGATATCAAGGTTATCCACGACTGGCCTGATATTGGAACTGATCAACGAGTTCCAAGATCGAAAGACAAGGTATATCGTTTGGAGACTCGAAAGATAGTTCAGAGGGACAGTTTCGAGGAGAGTTTGAGAAAACGATCGACCGATTCAATTTACATAAATCCACGCTTCGACCCTAACCTCAATCACGAGGAAGCAGCAGCGGTGAACAGTAGAAAGGAGTTGGAGGTCCATCGTTACGTCGATAAAATGAACGAGAGCTCGTTTCAGAAGAGATTGAGCGGCGGTAGTAATTTCAGTGGTTCGACCAATAACCAATATTGTCCTCGGCTCAACGGACCCTGTTCTTGCGAAGAGGAGACAAACAAATCGAGAAATTTCAACTGCGAGAAAGACGTACTGTCGTCGtctaagagaaaagaggagaagaaaatttgtgaGAAGAACTTCGATTGGATTTTTAAAGATCCACCGTGTACCAAGTCCAAGCCACGATATCCTTCCTCTCGAAGTTTTAGCAGTCTCTCTTCTACACGATCGACCAAGGGAGTTaccttcgataaaaaattgacGGAAATGCCAATTTTCGAAAGGACACCTTGTCAAATTCCAAGATCATCTAGAAAAAGCGACAAATCGTCTTTCATTGAAAAGAAAGTACATTACGAGCCAAAATGTATAAGAATGAGCGATCTTAGAAAAGACGAGGAAGACTTTTGTTACGTctgtgaaaacaaaaaaatcgataatataagaaatcgAAAGCTGTGTAAGTTGGTACGAAGCAAGGAGGGAAAGGTATTGATGAAATGTTGCTGTTCCGACAACGAACAAGAAAACAACACGAAATGCAATgactgttgttgttgtcctGAAAATCGTAAGCAGTTCCAAGCTCGTCAAAAATGCGACATTTCGACGACCTACGAGAAATATCCGGAGGATAAGAATTACTTACCTACGAACTCTCTTTCAGGTAACAATTTTCGAATTGATTCGTCAGACAAACCTGCAGAAAATATCTGCAAAAGGAAGGAGGATTTATCTCTAAAAACACCGTTTCTTGATCATTGGAAGAAATGTAACGAACGTTTGAAGGAAGTCAGCGAGGATTACGAGAAATTGTCTACCAATTTAAAGACCATGCGAGACATTTGCTATCGTCGTAATAAAACTAGAAGGAAAACCGACGGATCTTATCCGTCTGGAAAAGATTCGTCCTTCGGTGAGCTAAGAGATTCACCGAAAAGAACGATCGACGttcgttcttcctttcgaCCGAACGAAATCGAGGAAAACAATGATTGCGATTGTAGAGAGTTCTTTCGTGAAACCTTACAATACCCGTACGACCGTTATGGAAGATCCATGAAACGACACGAAACGAAACACGATACgaagtcgaagaaaaaactTGAAAAGGATTCGATTAGGAAGCTTGAGGGCTTTTGCGATAGAGTCAAAACTCTGAATCGATCTCTCGATACAAGGAAAGGGAATCCAGAGAGCAAAGCTTTAAACGAGAATCGTTTACACCAAGAATGTCGGTACGACAGTGAAACGAGCGTTCAAGAATTATGGAGACCTatcaaaatgaataatatttcgcGAAAAGAGTGGCCATGTAATACGGTTGATCTTAGGATCGTCAAGCCAAAGAATAGTTCTGGTAAAACGAGTctcgaaaagattttaatatatccaCCCGATGATGTAACTGGTCCACCCTTGACACTCTTTAAAAATTCCTCGAATATCAGCTGTCAGGTTAAGGGTAACGAGGATAATGGTTACAGATACAACGTTACCTACGTTCAAAAATTCATTAGTCCTATTTGGCGGCCGGAGGTCGAATGTCCAAGTAACAAGATTCGTCATAGGAGAGACGAATGTGATTGTTCGTCGGATTATGGCTGA
- the LOC122630431 gene encoding uncharacterized protein LOC122630431 isoform X2 → MAQPTVEVTHSEKKEKDDCEEEIRYIQRNYCREISSEDDYRSSSVRELENVRRSVRGVKGKRMKSSRTKQGFGSRHRKARPKRKKNEDYSEPCCPLERTDVDCDIQPLSGYPCVNKSHRPKVTYPSSRLIRRHSSRLVSPKLYSRYIKRDLTRDYPGNIDIKVIHDWPDIGTDQRVPRSKDKVYRLETRKIVQRDSFEESLRKRSTDSIYINPRFDPNLNHEEAAAVNSRKELEVHRYVDKMNESSFQKRLSGGSNFSGSTNNQYCPRLNGPCSCEEETNKSRNFNCEKDVLSSSKRKEEKKICEKNFDWIFKDPPCTKSKPRYPSSRSFSSLSSTRSTKGVTFDKKLTEMPIFERTPCQIPRSSRKSDKSSFIEKKVHYEPKCIRMSDLRKDEEDFCYVCENKKIDNIRNRKLCKLVRSKEGKVLMKCCCSDNEQENNTKCNDCCCCPENRNNFRIDSSDKPAENICKRKEDLSLKTPFLDHWKKCNERLKEVSEDYEKLSTNLKTMRDICYRRNKTRRKTDGSYPSGKDSSFGELRDSPKRTIDVRSSFRPNEIEENNDCDCREFFRETLQYPYDRYGRSMKRHETKHDTKSKKKLEKDSIRKLEGFCDRVKTLNRSLDTRKGNPESKALNENRLHQECRYDSETSVQELWRPIKMNNISRKEWPCNTVDLRIVKPKNSSGKTSLEKILIYPPDDVTGPPLTLFKNSSNISCQVKGNEDNGYRYNVTYVQKFISPIWRPEVECPSNKIRHRRDECDCSSDYG, encoded by the exons ATGGCCCAACCAACGGTGGAGGTGACTCattcggagaaaaaagagaaggacgatTGTGAGGAAGAGATCAG GTATATCCAAAGGAACTATTGTCGTGAAATCAGCAGCGAGGACGATTACAGAAGCAGCTCAGTTAGGGAACTCGAGAATGTCAGACGTTCGGTTAGAGGTGTcaagggaaaaagaatgaagtcCTCGCGAACTAAGCAAGGTTTCGGGTCACGGCACAGGAAGGCAAGACccaagaggaaaaaaaacgaggacTATAGCGAGCCCTGTTGTCCATTGGAAAGGACAGACGTTGATTGCGACATTCAGCCACTTTCTGGTTATCCATGCGTGAACAAATCGCATCGTCCTAAAGTGACGTATCCAAGTTCGAGATTAATCAGACGTCATTCTAGTCGTCTGGTTTCTCCAAAATTGTATagtcgatatataaaaagggaTTTGACAAGAGACTATCCAGGTAATATCGATATCAAGGTTATCCACGACTGGCCTGATATTGGAACTGATCAACGAGTTCCAAGATCGAAAGACAAGGTATATCGTTTGGAGACTCGAAAGATAGTTCAGAGGGACAGTTTCGAGGAGAGTTTGAGAAAACGATCGACCGATTCAATTTACATAAATCCACGCTTCGACCCTAACCTCAATCACGAGGAAGCAGCAGCGGTGAACAGTAGAAAGGAGTTGGAGGTCCATCGTTACGTCGATAAAATGAACGAGAGCTCGTTTCAGAAGAGATTGAGCGGCGGTAGTAATTTCAGTGGTTCGACCAATAACCAATATTGTCCTCGGCTCAACGGACCCTGTTCTTGCGAAGAGGAGACAAACAAATCGAGAAATTTCAACTGCGAGAAAGACGTACTGTCGTCGtctaagagaaaagaggagaagaaaatttgtgaGAAGAACTTCGATTGGATTTTTAAAGATCCACCGTGTACCAAGTCCAAGCCACGATATCCTTCCTCTCGAAGTTTTAGCAGTCTCTCTTCTACACGATCGACCAAGGGAGTTaccttcgataaaaaattgacGGAAATGCCAATTTTCGAAAGGACACCTTGTCAAATTCCAAGATCATCTAGAAAAAGCGACAAATCGTCTTTCATTGAAAAGAAAGTACATTACGAGCCAAAATGTATAAGAATGAGCGATCTTAGAAAAGACGAGGAAGACTTTTGTTACGTctgtgaaaacaaaaaaatcgataatataagaaatcgAAAGCTGTGTAAGTTGGTACGAAGCAAGGAGGGAAAGGTATTGATGAAATGTTGCTGTTCCGACAACGAACAAGAAAACAACACGAAATGCAATgactgttgttgttgtcctGAAAATC GTAACAATTTTCGAATTGATTCGTCAGACAAACCTGCAGAAAATATCTGCAAAAGGAAGGAGGATTTATCTCTAAAAACACCGTTTCTTGATCATTGGAAGAAATGTAACGAACGTTTGAAGGAAGTCAGCGAGGATTACGAGAAATTGTCTACCAATTTAAAGACCATGCGAGACATTTGCTATCGTCGTAATAAAACTAGAAGGAAAACCGACGGATCTTATCCGTCTGGAAAAGATTCGTCCTTCGGTGAGCTAAGAGATTCACCGAAAAGAACGATCGACGttcgttcttcctttcgaCCGAACGAAATCGAGGAAAACAATGATTGCGATTGTAGAGAGTTCTTTCGTGAAACCTTACAATACCCGTACGACCGTTATGGAAGATCCATGAAACGACACGAAACGAAACACGATACgaagtcgaagaaaaaactTGAAAAGGATTCGATTAGGAAGCTTGAGGGCTTTTGCGATAGAGTCAAAACTCTGAATCGATCTCTCGATACAAGGAAAGGGAATCCAGAGAGCAAAGCTTTAAACGAGAATCGTTTACACCAAGAATGTCGGTACGACAGTGAAACGAGCGTTCAAGAATTATGGAGACCTatcaaaatgaataatatttcgcGAAAAGAGTGGCCATGTAATACGGTTGATCTTAGGATCGTCAAGCCAAAGAATAGTTCTGGTAAAACGAGTctcgaaaagattttaatatatccaCCCGATGATGTAACTGGTCCACCCTTGACACTCTTTAAAAATTCCTCGAATATCAGCTGTCAGGTTAAGGGTAACGAGGATAATGGTTACAGATACAACGTTACCTACGTTCAAAAATTCATTAGTCCTATTTGGCGGCCGGAGGTCGAATGTCCAAGTAACAAGATTCGTCATAGGAGAGACGAATGTGATTGTTCGTCGGATTATGGCTGA
- the LOC122630435 gene encoding uncharacterized protein LOC122630435 isoform X1 — protein MWLLLSIITARAIIGSPDAETMDSMQQKFGDTNKDINSVGLFAMNPDERKEYDLQKSINKRLIEGSNLWYVLKNNEILPAISWLYLPTNKRQSLRSSELDFSEEMKNPFFSRWDGKRISSFRSKNQRSTRMPFNSWGGKRAHGYLNDKASFLMMRGSKSFSDKDAHKNFVEYAKRLSNFGRRTPFYSWGGKRNVNTGFDINKYINTIPEEETEFYLPKDDAAEDTILDGNEKRAAQMKTSRSRIGFNSWGGKRNDIKEFQLPLNNESLRFEDEIDESTNSTDQLLIPEKKDTNKNSRKSHFEPWGGKRSINEEFMIIPNNYDLHDNDPAKEQQVFFPWGG, from the exons ATGTGGTTATTACTTTCGATCATTACCGCTCGTGCGATTATTGGAAGTCCGGATGCGGAAACCATGGATTCGATGCAACAAAAATTCGGAGATactaataaagatattaattcgGTAGGATTATTTGCGATGAATcccgatgaaagaaaag aatatgaTCTtcagaaaagtataaataaacgattaattgaGGGATCAAATTTGTGGtatgttttgaaaaataacgAGATTTTGCCTGCAATCTCATGGTTATACTTACCAACAAATAAACGa caGAGCTTACGATCGAGCGAATTGGATTTTtctgaagaaatgaaaaacccCTTCTTCAGCCGATGGGATGGTAAACGAATTAGTTCCTTCAGATCGAAGAATCAACGATCAACTCGCATGCCGTTTAACAGCTGGGGTGGTAAACGAGCTCACGGATATTTGAATGACAAAGCAAGTTTCTTAATGATGAGGGGTAGCAAATCGTTTTCTGACAAGGACGCTCATAAGAACTTTGTCGAGTATGCCAAGAGATTGTCCAACTTTGGAAGAAGAACACCATTTTATAGCTGGGGAGGCAAGCGAAATGTAAATACAGGATTTGACATAAACAAATACATCAATACTATTCctgaagaagaaacagaattTTATTTACCAAAAG ACGATGCAGCAGAAGATACAATCTTAGATGGGAATGAAAAACGTGCTGCACAAATGAAAACTAGTAGATCACGAATAGGCTTTAATAGTtggggaggaaagagaaatgatatcAAAGAGTTTCAGTTACCTTTAAATAATGAATCATTACGTTTTGAAGATGAGATTGACGAAAGCACGAATTCCACCGATCAACTATTAAttccagaaaaaaaagatactaatAAAAACTCTAGAAAATCTCATTTTGAACCTTGGGGTGGTAAAAGAAGTATAAATGAAGAATTCATGATCATTCCTAATAATTATGATCTTCATGACAACGACCCAGCAAAAGAACAACAGGTCTTCTTTCCATGGGGTGGATAA
- the LOC122630433 gene encoding tachykinins isoform X1: MVSLPPPRMFISSLILLAASIVLSFAEDLSSNDALSIKRAPMGFQGMRGKKDELSSIQHGGLSKRAPMGFQGMRGKKDLINEDDFLHEVETSDKRALMGLQDMRGENNFLIPDFEDAYFQDTYEKRAPMGFQGMRGKKAMFDEEYYKRAPMGFQGMRGKKSLEEVLEEIEKRASMGFQGTRGKQTYLFDYPEENEKRVLPMGFQGIRGKKEAFPMDWEKRAPMGFQGMRGKKTLYDEIIEELEKRAIMGLQDIQGREEINDNYVDSIDYEKRAPMGFQGMRGKKDGDKRAPMGFQGMRGKRNIVQLYGINGKATQTEFQGDTNDRRDGILSYQFEKRSPYRYFGIRGKKNPQWEIRGKFVGVRGKKWAKAPYVDNGSLKNVFDNIKRIDVKTGPTVALDAQ, encoded by the exons AATGTTCATCAGCTCGTTGATCTTACTCGCAgcatcgatcgttctttcgtttgctGAGGATTTGTCGTCGAATGATGCGCTCTCTATCAAACGTGCTCCGATGGGTTTTCAAGGTATGCGTGGTAAAAAAGATGAGCTCTCGTCTATTCAGCACGGTGGTCTATCTAAAAGAGCACCCATGGGTTTCCag gGTATGCGTGGGAAAAAGGATTTAATCAACGAGGACGATTTTCTACATGAGGTAGAAACATCTGATAAACGAGCACTTATGGGATTACAAGACATGAgaggagaaaataattttctaattcctGATTTCGAGGATGCTTATTTTCAAGATACTTATGAGAAGCGAGCACCAATGGGATTTCAAGGtatgagaggaaagaaagcTATGTTTGATGAGGAATATTACAAACGTGCACCAATGGGATTTCAAGGAATGAGAGGAAAGAAATCTCTCGAAGaa GTACTAGAGGAGATCGAGAAGAGAGCGTCAATGGGATTCCAAGGTACGAGGGGTAAGCAAACCTACTTGTTCGACTATCcagaagaaaacgagaaacggGTATTGCCGATGGGATTTCAAGGTATACGTGGAAAGAAGGAAGCATTCCCAATGGACTGGGAGAAAAGAGCTCCCATGGGATTTCAGGGaatgagaggaaagaagacTCTCTACGATGAAATAATAGAGGAACTAGAAAAACGTGCTATTATGGGTTTACAG GATATTCAAGGAAGGGAGGAGATCAATGACAATTACGTGGATTCAATCGATTACGAGAAAAGAGCGCCCATGGGTTTCCAAGGTATGAGGGGTAAAAAGGACGGTGACAAACGTGCACCTATGGGTTTCCAAGGTATGAGAGGCAAACGGAACATCGTACAACTTTATGGAATCAATGGAAAAGCAACGCAGACGGAATTCCAAG GCGATACAAACGATAGAAGAGACGGCATATTGTCATACCAATTTGAAAAGCGATCGCCCTACCGATATTTCGGGATCCGTGGTAAGAAAAATCCACAATGGGAGATTCGGGGAAAGTTCGTAGGCGTGAGAGGCAAAAAATGGGCGAAGGCTCCGTACGTGGACAACGGCAGCCTCAAAAATGTCTTTGATAACATCAAAAGGATCGACGTGAAGACGGGCCCGACGGTAGCATTAG ACGCCCAGTAA
- the LOC122630435 gene encoding uncharacterized protein LOC122630435 isoform X2, producing MWLLLSIITARAIIGSPDAETMDSMQQKFGDTNKDINSVGLFAMNPDERKEYDLQKSINKRLIEGSNLWYVLKNNEILPAISWLYLPTNKRSLRSSELDFSEEMKNPFFSRWDGKRISSFRSKNQRSTRMPFNSWGGKRAHGYLNDKASFLMMRGSKSFSDKDAHKNFVEYAKRLSNFGRRTPFYSWGGKRNVNTGFDINKYINTIPEEETEFYLPKDDAAEDTILDGNEKRAAQMKTSRSRIGFNSWGGKRNDIKEFQLPLNNESLRFEDEIDESTNSTDQLLIPEKKDTNKNSRKSHFEPWGGKRSINEEFMIIPNNYDLHDNDPAKEQQVFFPWGG from the exons ATGTGGTTATTACTTTCGATCATTACCGCTCGTGCGATTATTGGAAGTCCGGATGCGGAAACCATGGATTCGATGCAACAAAAATTCGGAGATactaataaagatattaattcgGTAGGATTATTTGCGATGAATcccgatgaaagaaaag aatatgaTCTtcagaaaagtataaataaacgattaattgaGGGATCAAATTTGTGGtatgttttgaaaaataacgAGATTTTGCCTGCAATCTCATGGTTATACTTACCAACAAATAAACGa AGCTTACGATCGAGCGAATTGGATTTTtctgaagaaatgaaaaacccCTTCTTCAGCCGATGGGATGGTAAACGAATTAGTTCCTTCAGATCGAAGAATCAACGATCAACTCGCATGCCGTTTAACAGCTGGGGTGGTAAACGAGCTCACGGATATTTGAATGACAAAGCAAGTTTCTTAATGATGAGGGGTAGCAAATCGTTTTCTGACAAGGACGCTCATAAGAACTTTGTCGAGTATGCCAAGAGATTGTCCAACTTTGGAAGAAGAACACCATTTTATAGCTGGGGAGGCAAGCGAAATGTAAATACAGGATTTGACATAAACAAATACATCAATACTATTCctgaagaagaaacagaattTTATTTACCAAAAG ACGATGCAGCAGAAGATACAATCTTAGATGGGAATGAAAAACGTGCTGCACAAATGAAAACTAGTAGATCACGAATAGGCTTTAATAGTtggggaggaaagagaaatgatatcAAAGAGTTTCAGTTACCTTTAAATAATGAATCATTACGTTTTGAAGATGAGATTGACGAAAGCACGAATTCCACCGATCAACTATTAAttccagaaaaaaaagatactaatAAAAACTCTAGAAAATCTCATTTTGAACCTTGGGGTGGTAAAAGAAGTATAAATGAAGAATTCATGATCATTCCTAATAATTATGATCTTCATGACAACGACCCAGCAAAAGAACAACAGGTCTTCTTTCCATGGGGTGGATAA
- the LOC122630433 gene encoding tachykinins isoform X2, translating into MVSLPPPRMFISSLILLAASIVLSFAEDLSSNDALSIKRAPMGFQGMRGKKDELSSIQHGGLSKRAPMGFQGMRGKKDLINEDDFLHEVETSDKRALMGLQDMRGENNFLIPDFEDAYFQDTYEKRAPMGFQGMRGKKAMFDEEYYKRAPMGFQGMRGKKSLEEVLEEIEKRASMGFQGTRGKQTYLFDYPEENEKRVLPMGFQGIRGKKEAFPMDWEKRAPMGFQGMRGKKTLYDEIIEELEKRAIMGLQDIQGREEINDNYVDSIDYEKRAPMGFQGMRGKKDGDKRAPMGFQGMRGKRNIVQLYGINGKATQTEFQDAQ; encoded by the exons AATGTTCATCAGCTCGTTGATCTTACTCGCAgcatcgatcgttctttcgtttgctGAGGATTTGTCGTCGAATGATGCGCTCTCTATCAAACGTGCTCCGATGGGTTTTCAAGGTATGCGTGGTAAAAAAGATGAGCTCTCGTCTATTCAGCACGGTGGTCTATCTAAAAGAGCACCCATGGGTTTCCag gGTATGCGTGGGAAAAAGGATTTAATCAACGAGGACGATTTTCTACATGAGGTAGAAACATCTGATAAACGAGCACTTATGGGATTACAAGACATGAgaggagaaaataattttctaattcctGATTTCGAGGATGCTTATTTTCAAGATACTTATGAGAAGCGAGCACCAATGGGATTTCAAGGtatgagaggaaagaaagcTATGTTTGATGAGGAATATTACAAACGTGCACCAATGGGATTTCAAGGAATGAGAGGAAAGAAATCTCTCGAAGaa GTACTAGAGGAGATCGAGAAGAGAGCGTCAATGGGATTCCAAGGTACGAGGGGTAAGCAAACCTACTTGTTCGACTATCcagaagaaaacgagaaacggGTATTGCCGATGGGATTTCAAGGTATACGTGGAAAGAAGGAAGCATTCCCAATGGACTGGGAGAAAAGAGCTCCCATGGGATTTCAGGGaatgagaggaaagaagacTCTCTACGATGAAATAATAGAGGAACTAGAAAAACGTGCTATTATGGGTTTACAG GATATTCAAGGAAGGGAGGAGATCAATGACAATTACGTGGATTCAATCGATTACGAGAAAAGAGCGCCCATGGGTTTCCAAGGTATGAGGGGTAAAAAGGACGGTGACAAACGTGCACCTATGGGTTTCCAAGGTATGAGAGGCAAACGGAACATCGTACAACTTTATGGAATCAATGGAAAAGCAACGCAGACGGAATTCCAAG ACGCCCAGTAA